In Archocentrus centrarchus isolate MPI-CPG fArcCen1 chromosome 16, fArcCen1, whole genome shotgun sequence, a single window of DNA contains:
- the LOC115794668 gene encoding complement C4-like — translation MKCHMFLVLLLIWTVECSTGNRFIISAPKVFHVGVNERVFVQMGGDHLKNPVTLYLEHETSNTALSEKKTVTCTKEEKTKTVELKLNMEILSRLPRTTYVDLVAESQSFATSSNRHSTRVLVSYHRGYIFIQTDQPIYNPTQSVKYRIFTLDHTMRPCEEPIQISIINPAGNRILKIMTFASGGILQKTFTIPDVSKKGTWNITAHYNGDEANAAFREFKVQKFVLPSFDVNIAMGQRYILLNDEKLQFTISAMYTYGEKVKGAYHCQFGVVKKDGSGGQEITFIKGLEMTGSVQDGNANASLRLDEINLRLQSQLNKTLSDMQKHGERLFLRVFVTNIQSGEIQEAEVYLRIFSHKYTIDLSRTRSHFIPGYPLDVVVLVRLPDGTPADGVSVNINIPASSLSWKGTTDQEGALFNTFNVVAHADITVEVSSNDVQERKIIRRASSRHGSYLYMTFTSRIYSVNELFTITFNTINSPTSGSLHYMVLSRGSLIKEGSLQLGITVKHNLLITPDMVPSFRVIGYYHNANNQLIADSVWVDVRDECELNVKVQLKGPFEPKAKSKIEFDLQGHRAKVALLAVDKAFYALNADNKLTTKQVFSTMNSYDLGCSYGGGYDSESVLLDAGLAAVSNDLSVQSKMQELGCNSPSVRHRRSVDLEQEMMTLKLNYTEKNLQDCCVHGLSRIPMERTCRERADRVLLVKKDQTCADVFLKCCLEAERLRQEKMELQKGFGRTATAADIEEFFLDTSQYIRRYFPPSFEFVAFEVTGKKTHSLYLPDSITTWELQVVTLSPSAGFCVVKPLEVRAFKKAFVSLRLPYSVKKYEQLSVSPVIYNYDETTLQLAVHMEQTEGLCSPGSATTASYVNITLQPQSSQFVSFSAVPMVIGSIPIKIRLYDMENEQGIDAIEKNLNVQTEGFEKREEETRVLKLDGRSTKTITIDGSLPDDTIPDSRSNIFVSVEGNGFGHSFARKLLSPEKVAQMIRLPTGCLEQTMSKLAPTALALRYLDLSNQWFDLPSGSRDDALDKIEHGYTRIRTLYGNNADGSYGTFYTIPDSSNWVTALVVKVFSLVAQRQTAAIGPQGRIVNVIPEEYIRKPVGYLLGIQKSHDGSFTDPNPVIHRKVLKGKDQDASMTAFIAIALYRSLKFLQPEVRNDVEASILRSTSYLLSHIEELQHPYAVAITAYCLSVSQPNTTDHSQTWAKLEAMAIKGNDDCYFWPVDASQAVDAITVETTAYALLTAVELGHMKWADKIACWLNSQENYYGGYKSTQDTLVTLEALSEYELKRPASPETEMNAEFTSPGRNERVTLQLENKKERVETDLKKLTGNSVNVQLSGKGEIKFKIVKAYHLLEPKDDCDQLSISVRVEGKVKYTAKIIENYEYYDYDTDEDKQDQEEVPRSAIGGSDAHTRNRRDLDNNPNSNEAVTYTVCVRQNRNLTGMAIADITLLSGFKVETKTLDSLKESPEQYIAHYEESFGRVLIYFNKLFEPEECISFEATQQVPVGLLQPAPASFYDYYEPNRKCTVFYSAPQRSKMVSKLCSEDVCQCAERPCHKLQNTFNQRRKIRKINRVQHACFFPVVDYAYIVEVSSVSVKSNFELYKTNITDVLKSHNDDSVRENPVRVFAKRVHCKGKLDVGKHYLIMGKDGTTKDSNGMMQYLLESNTWVEKKPSEECRKSANRLACREFNQFVDEYKVDGCRV, via the exons ATGAAGTGCCACATGTTTTTGGTACTGCTCCTGATATGGACCGTGGAGTGTTCAACGGGAAACAG ATTCATCATCTCAGCCCCAAAAGTGTTTCATGTGGGTGTTAATGAGAGAGTGTTTGTCCAGATGGGAGGAGATCACCTTAAGAATCCTGTTACTCTCTACTTGGAGCATGAGACTTCGAATACTGCTTTGTCTGAGAAGAAAACTGTTACATGTACTAAAGAAGAGAAGACCAAAACAGTTGAGCTCAAG TTAAATATGGAAATTTTGTCCAGACTGCCTCGAACTACTTATGTTGACCTAGTGGCAGAGAGCCAATCCTTTGCAACTTCCTCCAACAGGCACAGTACAAGGGTTCTGGTATCATATCACAGGGGCTACATCTTCATTCAGACAGATCAGCCAATTTACAACCCAACACAGAGTG TGAAGTACAGGATCTTCACTCTTGACCATACAATGAGGCCTTGTGAAGAACCCATCCAGATATCAATAATT AATCCTGCTGGAAACAGAATACTGAAAATCATGACGTTTGCAAGTGGAGGAATCCTTCAAAAGACATTCACCATACCTGATGTCTCTAA AAAAGGCACGTGGAACATTACAGCGCACTATAATGGCGATGAAGCAAATGCTGCCTTCAGAGAATTCAAAGTCCAGAAATTTG TTTTGCCAAGCTTTGACGTGAACATCGCAATGGGTCAAAGATATATTTTGTTGAATGATGAGAAGCTTCAATTCACCATCTCAGCAAT GTACACATATGGTGAAAAGGTTAAAGGGGCTTATCACTGCCAGTTTGGAGTGGTAAAAAAAGATGGCTCTGGTGGCCAGGAAATTACGTTTATTAAGGGACTAGAGATGACTGGTTCG GTTCAGGATGGAAATGCAAACGCTTCTCTTCGGTTAGATGAGATCAATTTGAGACTTCAGAGCCAGCTGAACAAAACCCTTTCTGACATGCAGAAACATGGAGAACGACTCTTTCTGAGAGTGTTTGTCACCAACATACAAA GTGGTGAAATACAAGAGGCAGAAGTTTACCTGCGAATTTTCTCCCACAAATACACGATAGACCTCTCTCGAACTCGATCTCATTTTATTCCTGGATATCCACTGGACGTGGTG GTGCTCGTGCGTCTCCCTGATGGCACTCCAGCAGATGGTGTGTCAGTAAATATTAATATACCAGCATCTTCACTATCTTGGAAAGGCACCACTGATCAAGAGGGGGCGCTGTTTAATACCTTCAATGTTGTTGCTCATGCTGACATTACAGTTGAA GTTTCTTCGAATGACGtgcaagagagaaaaataatacGGCGTGCTTCCTCTCGACATGGCAGCTACCTTTACATGACTTTTACCAGCAGGATTTACTCTGTGAATGAATTATTTACCATAACATTCAACACCATCAATAGCCCAACCAGTGGATCTCTACACTACATG GTCTTAAGCCGGGGAAGTCTAATAAAAGAGGGCTCACTCCAACTTGGTATAACTGTTAAACACAACCTGCTGATAACACCTGATATGGTTCCATCTTTTCGTGTGATTGGCTACTATCACAATGCTAACAATCAACTCATAGCTGACTCAGTGTGGGTAGATGTCAGGGACGAATGTGAGCTAAATGTCAAG GTACAACTCAAAGGTCCATTTGAACCTAAAGCAAAGTCAAAGATAGAATTTGATCTGCAAGGTCATAGAGCAAAAGTGGCTTTGCTGGCTGTGGATAAGGCCTTCTACGCCCTCAATGCTGATAATAAACTCACAACCAAACAG GTGTTTTCCACTATGAACTCATATGATCTTGGCTGTTCCTATGGTGGAGGATATGACTCAGAATCAGTTTTATTAGATGCTGGCTTGGCTGCTGTATCTAATGACCTGTCTGTGCAGAGTAAAATGCAGG AGCTTGGCTGTAATTCACCGTCTGTGCGGCATAGACGCTCAGTGGACCTTGAACAGGAAATGATGACTTTAA AACTTAACTATACAGAGAAAAACCTGCAAGACTGCTGTGTTCACGGATTATCTCGCATCCCGATGGAACGAACTTGCCGGGAAAGAGCAGATCGGGTCCTTCTGGTGAAAAAAGATCAAACTTGTGCCGAtgtctttttaaaatgctgcCTTGAAGCCGAACGTCTAAGACAAGAAAAGATGGAACTCCAGAAAGGATTTGGAAGGA ctgcCACTGCTGCTGACATTGAAGAGTTCTTCTTGGACACTTCTCAGTATATCCGAAGATATTTTCCCCCAAGCTTTGAATTTGTGGCATTTGAAGTCACTGGCAAAAAAAC CCATTCGTTGTACCTTCCTGATTCCATCACCACATGGGAGCTTCAGGTTGTCACTTTATCTCCATCTGCTG GTTTCTGTGTTGTTAAGCCATTGGAGGTCAGAGCCTTTAAGAAGGCCTTTGTGTCTCTGAGACTGCCTTACTCTGTGAAAAAATATGAGCAACTTTCTGTTTCACCTGTGATCTACAATTATGATGAAACTACACTACAG TTGGCAGTGCATATGGAACAAACTGAAGGACTTTGCTCTCCTGGTTCAGCTACCACTGCATCATATGTTAACATTACTCTTCAGCCACAGTCTTCTCAGTTTGTCTCCTTCTCTGCTGTCCCCATGGTTATTGGTTCAATACCCATCAAAATTCGGCTCTATGACATGGAGAATGAACAGGGAATAGATGcaatagaaaaaaatttgaatgtGCAG ACAGAAGGATttgaaaagagagaagaagaaaccagAGTCCTTAAATTAGATG GGAGGAGCACAAAGACCATCACTATTGATGGATCCTTACCGGATGACACCATCCCTGACTCCAGATCCAATATATTTGTTTCAGTTGAAG GGAATGGATTTGGACATTCCTTTGCAAGAAAACTTCTTTCTCCTGAAAAAGTTGCTCAGATGATTAGGTTGCCAACTGGATGTTTAGAGCAGACAATGTCAAAACTGGCTCCAACTGCTTTAGCTCTCCGCTACCTTGACTTGAGCAACCAGTGGTTTGACCTGCCATCTGGTAGCAGAGATGACGCTCTCGACAAAATTGAACATG gCTATACAAGGATTAGAACATTATATGGAAACAATGCTGATGGCTCTTATGGCACATTTTATACAATACCAGATAGTAGTAATTG GGTGACCGCTCTTGTAGTCAAAGTATTTTCATTGGTGGCACAGCGTCAGACAGCAGCTATTGGACCACAGGGCAGGATTGTTAATGTTATACCAGAGGAATATATCAGGAAACCAGTTGGTTACCTGCTTGGAATACAGAAGAGTCATGATGGGTCATTCACTGACCCAAATCCTGTCATACACAGAAAAGTCCTG AAAGGCAAAGACCAAGATGCATCCATGACTGCTTTCATAGCTATTGCATTGTACCGGTCCCTTAAATTCCTCCAGCCTGAAGTGCGAAATGATGTG GAAGCAAGCATTTTGAGATCAACATCATATCTCCTGTCACACATAGAGGAGCTTCAGCATCCCTATGCTGTTGCCATTACAGCCTATTGCCTCTCAGTGTCCCAGCCAAATACAACAGATCATTCACAAACATGGGCAAAACTTGAAGCAATGGCCATTAAAG GGAACGATGACTGTTATTTTTGGCCAGTTGATGCCAGCCAAGCGGTTGATGCTATCACAGTAGAGACGACAGCCTATGCTCTCCTCACTGCAGTGGAACTTGGGCATATGAAGTGGGCAGATAAAATAGCCTGCTGGTTAAACTCCCAGGAAAACTATTATGGAGGCTACAAGTCAACACAG GATACCCTCGTGACACTGGAAGCCCTCTCGGAGTATGAGCTAAAAAGGCCTGCGAGTCCTGAAACGGAGATGAATGCAGAGTTCACATCCCCAGGAAGGAATGAAAGGGTAACACTTCAActggaaaataaaaaggaaagagTGGAAACTGACCTGAAG AAATTGACAGGGAACAGTGTCAATGTGCAGCTGTCTGGAAAAGGAGAAATCAAATTTAAA ATTGTTAAGGCTTACCATTTACTGGAACCCAAGGATGATTGTGACCAGCTGTCTATCAGTGTCAGAGTGGAGGGGAAAGTGAAGTACACTG CTAAGATAATAGAAAATTATGAATACTATGACTACGACACCGATGAGGACAAACAGGATCAAGAAGAGGTGCCACGATCAGCTATTGGTGGGTCTGACGCTCACACCAGAAACAGGAGAGATCTTGATAACAACCCAAATTCAAATGAGGCTGTTACCTACACTGTCTGTGTCAG GCAGAATCGCAATCTTACAGGAATGGCCATTGCTGACATCACATTACTGAGTGGGTTTAAGGTTGAAACTAAAACTCTGGACTCG CTAAAAGAGTCACCTGAACAGTATATTGCCCATTATGAAGAGTCTTTTGGAAGAGTGCTGATCTACTTCAATAAG CTTTTTGAACCTGAGGAATGTATTAGTTTTGAAGCTACACAACAGGTACCAGTTGGTCTTCTACAGCCTGCTCCAGCTTCATTCTATGATTATTATGAACCAA ACAGAAAGTGTACTGTGTTCTATTCTGCACCGCAAAGAAGCAAGATGGTCTCAAAATTGTGTTCTGAGGATGTGTGCCAATGTGCAGAAA